The Mycolicibacterium aichiense region ACGCACGAGCGTTGTACACCTTGGCTATTCGCTGACTGAAGACGCTAACGATGGGACTGCAGACGGAGGTCAAGACAGGCCCACGCTCCTATATGTTGGACACCGCGACGGATACAAGAACTTTGATACTTTGTTGGAGGCATACAGCAGTTCCCCCGCGCTGCGGAATTTCGAGCTGATTGCCTTCGGCGGAAACCCCCAGATGTACCACGAACGCAAAAGAATCGAGCGGTTGGGCATCGCGGACCGGGTGCGCTTCGAGTCCGGGTCCGACCGTGATCTCGCGGCGCGCTACCGGGGTGCCAGTGCGTTCATCTATCCGTCCAAGTACGAGGGCTTCGGCATCCCCCCACTTGAAGCCATGAGCCATGGTTGCCCGGTCGTGTGCAGCAATGCCGGGTCGATTCCGGAAGTGGTCGACACGGCCGGACTTTATTTCGATCCAAATAGTTCTGAGGAGTTGCGCGCGGTTCTGGAACGTGTCGTGACGTCTGAAACCTTGCGAGCCGATCTGCGGTCACGCGGCTACGCGCGCCTGAGCGCCTTCTCCTGGGACACCTGCGCCGCCGCTACCGCTGAGGTCTATCGCAAGATCATGTGATGCCAGACTGGCGCGGTCTTCGCAAAAAGAGTTGTGCCAGTTCGGCTCAGAGCTGCTCCTCGACACCAGTTCGGGTGTTGATCACCGGCAAACCGCGAATGGAGGCCAATCGCTGCTCTCCACGCAAGTAGGTCAGCTCACCCTTACCATTTCGGGACTCGGTGAACTTTGACTCGACATAACCCCCTGCCGCCGTGAGGGGCTCAAGACCGTGCTGCAGATCAGAGCGAACGAAGTACGCGTTATTGCCCGCGCTGTTGCTGCCAACGAAGTCATATCCTCTGGACTGGCCTAGGTCACACAAAGCAGGTAAAGATGCCCCGTAGTACAACACGTTGGTGGGTCCCCCTCTCGTGAACTTCGGGTCGTAGGGAATGGTGATCGCCCGTTCCGCACCCAGCACGCTGTTGTATTCGATGATGGCGATTGCGGGACGGATCGCAGTGATCGCGCGCCAAACCCAGTAGTCGTTGCCATCAATGTCGATGTGCAGTAGACCGATGTCACCTTCAAACCCGTGCGATAGAAGCAGCTGGTCGATGTTCTCAGCGGTAACGAAGGCACAGGTGGCCTGGAGGTCGTGGCGCCACGAGATGGGGTCGAGCTTGATGGCCTCGATGTTCAGCCGCGAGCCGTCCATGACCAGGCCGCGCCAGTTGTCGTTGACGAGCAAAAATCTGGTGTTTGCCTCCTGGTAGCCTTCGACGCCAAATTCGACGAATGTTTCGCTCAGGCCTGGAATCCGGTGAATAAGCCACTGGATGATGCCGTCATCTCCCCACTGGCTGAAGACGGAGAATTCCACGTCGGAGAAGTTGTTGATCGACGGAATGTCTCGTACCCGCCACGCCAGTCCCTGGCCGATGAGGACACGCTGCTTTGATAGCACTGCGCTGTTGAAACGCTCCGTCCAGAACGTTAGTGCGCTGCGGAAGCCCAATGTAGTCCTACTCTGCGTTGCCGACGGCCCCTGCCTCGGTGTTGACCAAAGGCCTTCGTAAATCTCGAGGATCGATCTGACTCTGGTTGGCCCACACGGGGCGCCAACGGATTACATGACCTTGTGCCCACTCATCCCTTCGACGACATCATCGATGGAAGTGCGGAACTCAATCCTGCATGCCAACCGATTTCGCATATCGGCCGCTCAGCACTCCCGCTGATCACTGAGAGATCGATCGCACGGCGCTGGTTGATTTCGACAGGCGGAAGGGGCTTCCCGAGTGCTGTACACACTGGTTGGAGTGCTTCCCAGCCCGAACGGGCGAATCGATTGCACACGGTTGCTTGGCTCACCGCACCAAAGTTGTAGAACTCGTCCGGGTCTGATTGGTCCACTGCGCGGATTATCGATGATGGGTCCAGCAGGTCGGCTTCGATGAGGTTGACGTACGGGAACTCATCGAGTAGCTGCTCTTTTTTAAGGTTGCTTTGACCACGGATGACGCCGAAGACCTCATAGCCTTTCTCATGGAGGAGCGGTGCAAGGTGACCACCGTCCTGCCCGGTGATCCCGGTAATCAACGCTGTCTTAGCGTGTACAACCATGCATTTCCCCGATCAGCAAAGACGTTTCAGGCGGACGAATTTTTCGACGAGATCAGTTGCCGCCATTGCACTTTCGGCCGGTGTTGTCATCAGTTTCGAGAATTCCCGAGCCCGGGTGAGGTATTGCGGCGCCAACACCGTGCGCAGGTCCGCGATCAGTGACTTCTCGGTTGTGGCGGTAAAGCGACGCCCGGTACCCACCTTCAACCGCTTGAGCTGGCTGGTCCGCAACCACTGGTCGGGCAGAGTCCAAAGACCCACCTGCGGGACTCCCGATCGCAGGCACGCAGCGATGGTCCCGGCACCGCTGTGATGCACCACTGCGCGGCACAGCGGGAAGATCTCCGCGAAGTTCACCAAGCCCACCAGCTGGACGTGCTCGGGACAGGAGATCTCGGCGAAATCAGATGAGCCGGCACCCACCACCGCTCGCGCGCCCAACCGCTCGCAAACCGCACTGATCATGGCGACCGTGTCGGCGGGAGAACCGACCGGCACGCTGCCGAACCCGAAGAAGATCGGCGGCGCTCCTTCGGCGATCCAGGACGCGACCTCGTCATCGGACTGTGTGGGGGACGCCAGCGTCAGCGTCCCGACGAACGGGCGTTGGCTACTCCAACTAGCCCACTCGGCCGCCAACCCCGGGATGAACGCCGCGTCGTAGGCCTGGATCTCCAGGGATCCCCGTTCGGCGATTCGGGCTGGCCAGGGCTCTGTTGCTGGTGGCAGGCCAAGCAAACGACGCTGGGTGTCCTCGACGTCCTTCACCACACCTGTCCAGGACACTCGCTGATAGGCGGTCATCGCAGCGCGGCCCAGCGGCGGCGGCAGAAGGGGTAGCACCCTGCCGTTGGCCCGCATGGGAAAGAAGTCCACAGTGACCAGCGGAATGCCGCGGTGTTCGGCGACGTTTGCCGCGAACTGCTCGAAACCATTGCCGGCAATGATCAGGTCCGCATCGTCGGCTGCCGAAGCCAGGGCCGAGAACGCTTCCTCCGTCCAGCACCGGGTGACTATCTCCCCGATTCGATCGCCCAGCCGGGTCAGATCCTTCGGTTGCCAGGGCATGTGGAAGAAGCATGTCCAGTAGTCACGCTGCGCGTCCATCATGACCTGCGAATCCGTGCCCCAAGCGATCGCCGTCAGGCCTGCAGCCTCGGCGAAGCCGACCACATTCGGTGGGACGACGATGACGACATCGTGGCCTCTGCGCAGGAGTTCCCGACCAATGACAACGCTGGGCTCGACATCACCGCGGACGCCGTGGCATGCCAGAACCGCTTTCATCGCTTGACCACCGCTCAGCTCGGCTCCCGGATCGGCAGGCCCGCCGCACGGTAGACGGCATCGATGACGCTCATGTTCTCGACGGCGTCCTGGGGTGATGTCCGCACCGGCTCGTTGCGCAGCACCGATCCGGCGAAGGCGTCCAGCTGGAAGGAATAGGTGGGGCGGCGCGAGAAGCGCTCGGACCGTTTCCCGTTGGCCGACCGGATCGAGAGCCGCGGGAACAGGTTAGGTGCGGCGGGACTGAGCCAGCGCAATTCGCCGTCAGAACCGACGACCTTGGCGCTTGCTCGAAAGAGATTCCCCGACCACAGCGCGCACTGCAAGCGCCCGGTGTGGCCGTTGGCGTATTCGAGTTCGGCCTTCATTGCCCGATCGACCCGGGGCTTTTGCAATTTTGCCTGTGCCGAAACAACTTTCGGCGTCGAGCCGCCAAACGTGCGGGCCATGTTCGTCACGTAGCTGCCGGCGTCCATCATCGCGCCGCCCGCCATGGCGTAGTTGTAGCAATTGGCTTTGAACGTCGGCAGCATCACGCACAGGGTGACGTCAACCTGCTGCAGGACACCCAGCTCACCTGAGGCGATGATCTCCTCGACACGGCGGGTCAGTGGATGGTGGCGGAATTGGATCGCCTCCATGACGACACGGTCCGACGACGCGGACAGATCGGCGATCTCCTGGGCTTCGGCGGCGTTCGCCGTGAACGGCTTCTCGACCAGCACATGCTTACCGGCGGCGAGCGCGATTTTCGTCCACTTACCGTGCATGCTGGTCGGCACCAGAACGTAGATCGCGTCCAGCTCCGGGTCGTCGATCAGCGCCTCGTAGCTGCCGTAAGCCTTCGCGATGCCGTGCTTGGCGGCGAATTCGTCGGCACTGGGCTGGTCACGCGACGCCACCGCAGCCACCACGACATCGCGGTTGTCCTTAGCCGGGTTGATGATCGTCGTCGGCGCGAAGCTGGACGCACCCAGGATGCCGATGCGTACCCGGCCAGCGCTATCTGGCATTCCTTCTCTCTCCCTGTTCAAGCCGCCGCCGCGATACTAGAACGCGTTCTAGCCATGGATGGCCCGAATTGACATTACCGTCAGCGGCTCGGCTCGCGGACGGGCAAACCCGCAGTGCGGTAAATCGCATCGATCACGGTCATGTTTTCGATCGCATCCAGCGGGCCGGTCTGCACCGGCGCGCCGCGGAGCACCGCCGAGGCGAAGGCGTCCAGCTGGTAGGCATAGCTGGCGCGTCGCGGGAAGCGCTCGACCCGCTTGCCGGCGTCCGTGCGGACGGTGAACCGATGGAACAGCTGCGGCAGCACCGGGTTGATCACTCGGAGCTCGCCGCGATCGCCCAACACCGTGACACTGATCCGCAGCAGATCTGCCGACCACATCGAGCACCGAAGCCGGCCGGTGTGACCTTCGGGAAAGCGCAATTCGGCCCGCATCGCCCGGTCCACCTGCGGCGTGTGCAGCTTCGCCTGTGCCGAAACAACTTCCGGCGTCGAACCGCCGAATGTCCGCAGCATGTGCACTGCATAGCAACCGGCGTCCATGGTGGCGCCTCCGGCGAGGGCGAAGTTGTAGCGAATGTCGGAGAACTTGGGCAACGGAAAACAGAACGCGACATCCACACGTTGCAGGGTGCCCAGTTCTCCAGATGCGATGATCTCCTCGGCGCGCACGGCGAACGGGTGATACCGGTAGTGAAACGCCTCCATCACCACCCGATCCGACTCCGCCGCCAAGTCTGTGATCTCGCGGGCCTCCGCGGCGTTGGCGGTGAACGGCTTTTCACACAGGACGTGCTTACCAGCCTCCAGCGCGGCTCGAGTCCACCTGCCGTGCAAGCCGTTTGGCAACGGGTTGTAGACCGCGTCAACCTTTGGGTCGGCTAACAGCGCCTCGTAGCTTTTGTGCACCCGCGCGATGCCATGTTTGGCCGCAAAAGCTTGGGCGCGTGATACGTCGCGCGCCGCGACGGCGGTGACCACGACCTCCGGGTTGCCCTTGGCGGGCTCAATCAGGGCCGCCGGCGCGATCTGGGCCGCGCCCAGCGCGCCGATCCGAACGGTGGCAGCGCTGTCAGGCATGCGCGATGCTAACACCTTGTTTGAAGCGACCAGATCACCAATTCACGCAGCTTAATCGCCATTGGCCGGCGTCACCGCAACCGCGAGATCGCGCGGTGCCGATACGGATTAGCGCCGGTGGACCGTCCCCTATACTTCGCCCATGTTTGCCGCCGGGGTCATGCACCGTGCGCGAAACCGCCTTCGCGCGAACGGAACTTCATGCGATCAAAACGCCGCTCCCCGAGCTGTCGTGGTCTCGAATGTCAGCAGCTTCGGCGGCGGCGGTGTTATTTGTTTCCGAGACGCGCTCTTGGCTCTCCGGGAGAAGCGGCCGGACATTGATGTCGTCGCCGTGTTCCCAGGCAAAGGCGACGCCGTCAAGGCCTGCGCTGGATACGGGGTAAGGGCAAAAACTGCGTGGGTTCCGTGGTGGGGTTTCGGCAAATGGTCGCGGTTTCGCATCGACCCGCACGTGGTTATCGGCTGGCTTCCCTACAACATTGTTCTGCTCCCGGGCATCGTGCAGGCACTGGCGTTGCTGATTCGCGAGCGCCCCACCGTAGTGGTCACCAATACGATGACCATTCCGTCGCACGCTATCGCTGCCAAAATTCTCGGCATCCCCCATTACTGGATGGTCGACGAATTCGGGCGAGACGATCACGGACTTTGGTTCTTGTACGGCTACGCCAGGACCGTCCGCATGATCGGCCGGCTATCGCACACAGCGATCTGCATTTCGCAAGCGGTCGAGGAAGCCGTGCTTGGGATAGATCCGACAATGAACACGGTCGTGTTCTATCCGGCCGTAGACACTCCACTCGGCACACCGCCGGAGCGCCACCCCGATGAGCGCATGCGAACCGTCCTAGCCGGTTATCTCTCGCATGCCAAGGGACAGCGGCTGGCCATCGAAGCCGTCGCGATCGCGCGCCAGGCCGGTGTCGACATCGAACTCTCACTCATCGGGACTGGCAACCAACAACCGTTTCACGCCCTTGCTCAACGCCTAGGCGTCGAAGACCTGGTCACCATTCACGGGCCGACCCGCGACCTCGGCCCCTACTGGGCAGCCGCCCACGTCGGTCTGATGTGTAGCCAAAGCGAAGCCTTTGGCCGGGTGACTGTGGAGGCGATGCGAGCGGGACTTCCGGTCTGCGGAACCAACTCCGGTGGCACCCCAGAGATCATCCAGCCCTACGTCGCCGGACTGTTGAGTCCAGCGGGCGACGCACACGCGCTCGCAGCCAACTTGATGAAGCTGGAAGCGGACGAAGACCTGCGCCGCCGCCTCGCCTACGGTGCCGCGGAATCGGTCAGGCGCTTCGAGCGTGATCGCCACGACGCCGAATTCGCCGCCATTCTCGGCTTGCGTTGATACCATCCCGAATCGCCCAGATCAGGCCGGTTTTGGGCAATCTCAACGAGGAGCTCGATTGTGCCTGACGGCGAACTGACTGGGCGCGGGGCCGAACGCGTCGAGTGGGACGTCATCGTCGTCGGCGCCGGTATGGGTGGTGGCATGCTCGGCCAACGGCTGGCCCGAGCGGGCCGGCGCGTCCTGTTCGTGGAGAAGGGACGCTCGACGCTGCCGGGGACACCGGGAACGATCCGCGCAGCGATGCCGGAAATGGCCGAGCCACAAGCCTCCCGGTCGAAAGAGACCTACTACGACACGCTGGCCCGTGCGGGCCGCAGCAACGACGAAGTTACCGATATCAGCGGGCGCTTCCCGAAAAAGTTTGTTCCGTTCATCGGCGCCGGGCCCGGCGGATCTTCCGCTCTCTACGGCATGGTCTGCGAACGGTTTTTCGTCGACGACTTCGCTCCCCGCCAGTTCTTCACCGACCCTGGCGAATCCACTGTGCCGGAGACCTGGCCGATCACCTACGAACAGCTTGCGCCCTGGTACGCCGAGGCCGAGAAACTCCTGGGGGTACGCGGCCAGCCGGATCCGCTGCGGCCGGAATCGGCAGACGTGGGACTGCCCGCCGCGCCGCCGTTTTCGGCAGACAATCAGCCATTGGTGAACTATCTGGCCGGGCGCGGACTTCATCCCTATCACCTGCCGATGGCCTGTGACTACACCGACGACTGCGCGACATGCCAGGCCTACCTTTGCCCTAAGGGGTGCAAGTACGACGGGGCCCGAAGCGGCGTGCTGCCCGCCATCACCGAGTACGGTGCTGCGCTGCTGGCCGAATGCCGGGTGCTGCGGCTCGAGTCAGACCAGACCCGGGTACAACGCGTGATCTGCCAGCGCCGCCATGACATGCTCGCGCTGAGGGCCAAAGTGGTGGTGCTGGCGGCGGGCGCGCTCGCCACCCCGGTGCTGTTGCTAAATTCCCGATCCGGGGACTGGAATCGTGGGCTGGCCAACGGCTCAGACATGGTGGGCCGCAACCTCATGCGCCATGTCATGGACTGGATCGAGATCTGGCCCCAGCGCGGCAGCAAGATCACCGCCGAGAACAAAGAGATCGGACTCAACGACTTCTATTTCATCGACGGCCAGAAATACGGCACGGTGCAGTCAGCCAGCTCGATGGCCTCGTTGGCCCCCATCGACATGATGATGAACCAGCCAGGCTGGATCTCAAAGGCTTTGCGGTGGAGCAGCCCCATTGCGCGGCCGATCTACGACAGAGTGATCAGCGGCGGACTGGTCCTCGCCGCGATCATGGAAGACCTGCCCTATCGGGACAACCGTGTCTTGCCCAGCGATCGGCCGAGTGTCGACGGCCGTCAGCGGCTGCGCCTGCAGTACCGGCTGCATCCCAACGAGATCCAGCGCCGCGAAGTGTTCCTGGGTGCACTCAAAGAGGTGCTGCAGCCGTTCCGCACGCTGACCCTGCGTACCGGTGAAGACAACGGAACCCTGGGCCACGTCTGCGGCACGGTCCGCTTCGGCACCGATCCGGCGAGCAGTGTGCTGAACCCGCAGAACCGCGCACACGAGGTGGACAACCTCTACGTCGTGGACGGGTCGTTCTTCCCGTCCAGCAGCGGCATCAACCCGAGCTTGACGATCGCCGCCAACGCGCTGCGGGTCGCCGAGCACATCAACGAAGCGCACTTCGCCGACTGACCTAGCATCGCAGGAGTGGATCTGTTCGTACGCGCCTCCGGTCCGGTCGACGCGCCCGCGATCGTATTCCTGCATGGCGGAATCATGAGCGGCTGGACCTGGAATCCGGTGGTCGCCCGGTTACCGCACTACCGCTGTCTGGTTCCTGATCTTCCTCAGTACGGCAGGAGCTTTCAGGCAGGCCCGTTCGAGATGGGCCGAGCAGCCGGCATGGTGGCCGAACTGATCCGCGCCCGCGTCGAAACCGGCCGCGCGCACGTGGTCGGCTACTCACTCGGGGCCCAGGTCGGAGTCCAGCTCTTGGCCACCGAACCGCATCTCGTCGACCGGGCGGTGTTGAGCAGCACCGTGGTGAACACACTGCCGGCGGTCCAGCTCACACGCAAGCTGGCCGGCATGTTCGCCCGCACCGCTGCACTGCGATGGCTTCTGATAAATCGCTATTGGGACGCCGGGTACGCCGTGCAGAACGAGAGCTATGAGCAGGACGCCCGGTTGAATGCAGGTGCGCACTTCGCCCATATTGCTGAGTCGTCGGCAGGATTCACCATCCCTGCCGGACTGCAAAAGTCGTTCGCACCATCATTGTTCGTAACCGGCACTGGTGAAATGCGAGCGCTTCACCGATGCGCGGCATTGCTCGCGCGATCAATGCCGCACGGTGTCGATCGAGTCGCCACAGGTATGCGACATGACTGGCCTCTGCACCACCCGGATCTCTTCGCCCGCGTCGCCGACGCCTGGTTGACCGGCGGCAGGCTACCTGCCGAACTGGCGGCTAGACCGGTTCGCGGACGGCAAGGCCGGCGGCACGGTAGATCCCGTCGATGATCGTCATGTTCTCAACCGCATCCACCGCAGATGTCCGCACCGGCTCGCCCCGTAACACCGCCCCCGCGAACGCATCCAGTTGATAGGCGTAGGTGGCGCGCATCGGAAACTTCTCATCGCGTCTGCCGTCGGCGGATCGGACCGAGAACCGCTGAAACGGCGCCAGCGGATGCAACCTCAACTCGCCTCGGTCCCCCACCACCTTCGTGCCGTAATGCGGCACCTCGGCCGACCACATCGAACAATGCAGCCTGCCGGTGTGGCCTTCGGCGAATCTGAGCTCCGCGGTCATCACCCGGTCTATCTGCGATCCGCGTATCTTTGCCTGTGCGGAAACAACTTCCGGGGTCGAGCCCCCGTACACTCGAATCGTGTCGACGATGTAGGACCCGAGATCCATCGTCGCTCCGCCGCCAAGCGGGTAGCTGTAACGAGAACCCGCGAAGTCACGTAGCAGGTAACAGTTGACCGCCTCGACCCGCTGAATCGTCCCCAGTTCCCCAGAGGCGAGGATCTGCTCGATCCGCACCGAGGCGGGGTGGTAGCGGTGGTGCAGACCTTCCATCACCACGCGATCCGACTGGGCCGCCAGCGCCGCCAGCTCGCGGGCCTCGGCGGCATTGGCCGCGAACGGCTTCTCCACCAGAACATGCTTGCCAGCTTCGAGCACGGCTCGAATCCATTTGCCGTGCAAGGCATTCGGTAGCGGTATATATACGGCGTCAACGGCGGGATCCGCGATCAGCGCCTCGTAGCTGTCGTGGACTGTGCCGATGCCGTGCCGTGCGGCGTAAGCGCGTCCGCGGTCGACATCGCGAGCGGCCACCGACACAACCTCGACCTCGGGGTTGTCCTTGGCCGGTTTAATCACCGCCGTTCGCGCGACGCCGGCAGCACCGAGAATGCCGATCCGTACCGAGCCGTCAGCCATGTTTCCTGCGCGATGGCGAAGACAGTTCCGTCTGCGCTATTTGCGCCACAGCACTCCGGTGCCGTCGATGTCGACGATCTCCGCGGTGATCCCGTGCTTGTTCCGATAGTCGGTGACAGCCTGTTCGCACGCCTTCACCGCCAGGTAGTCGTCGACGATGCAGAAGCCGCCGGGCGACAGGCGCGGGTAGAGCGCGTCCAGCGCCTGAATCGTGGATTCGTAGAGGTCGCCGTCGAGTCGCAG contains the following coding sequences:
- a CDS encoding glycosyltransferase family 4 protein → MKVAFDHQIFSMQRYGGVSRYFLELAIRLPADTVSEVSVIAPLHVNAYLAADSARRFTRGKYVPYNVFGWVPLAVKRTNQVIAPLAWSHSDADIVHETYYATKPFGNAKRRVVTVYDMIHELFMPEDKQTIAAKRATVNRADHVICISENTRQDLVRLHGVDPERTSVVHLGYSLTEDANDGTADGGQDRPTLLYVGHRDGYKNFDTLLEAYSSSPALRNFELIAFGGNPQMYHERKRIERLGIADRVRFESGSDRDLAARYRGASAFIYPSKYEGFGIPPLEAMSHGCPVVCSNAGSIPEVVDTAGLYFDPNSSEELRAVLERVVTSETLRADLRSRGYARLSAFSWDTCAAATAEVYRKIM
- a CDS encoding GDP-mannose 4,6-dehydratase, whose amino-acid sequence is MVVHAKTALITGITGQDGGHLAPLLHEKGYEVFGVIRGQSNLKKEQLLDEFPYVNLIEADLLDPSSIIRAVDQSDPDEFYNFGAVSQATVCNRFARSGWEALQPVCTALGKPLPPVEINQRRAIDLSVISGSAERPICEIGWHAGLSSALPSMMSSKG
- a CDS encoding glycosyltransferase is translated as MKAVLACHGVRGDVEPSVVIGRELLRRGHDVVIVVPPNVVGFAEAAGLTAIAWGTDSQVMMDAQRDYWTCFFHMPWQPKDLTRLGDRIGEIVTRCWTEEAFSALASAADDADLIIAGNGFEQFAANVAEHRGIPLVTVDFFPMRANGRVLPLLPPPLGRAAMTAYQRVSWTGVVKDVEDTQRRLLGLPPATEPWPARIAERGSLEIQAYDAAFIPGLAAEWASWSSQRPFVGTLTLASPTQSDDEVASWIAEGAPPIFFGFGSVPVGSPADTVAMISAVCERLGARAVVGAGSSDFAEISCPEHVQLVGLVNFAEIFPLCRAVVHHSGAGTIAACLRSGVPQVGLWTLPDQWLRTSQLKRLKVGTGRRFTATTEKSLIADLRTVLAPQYLTRAREFSKLMTTPAESAMAATDLVEKFVRLKRLC
- a CDS encoding Gfo/Idh/MocA family protein; the protein is MPDSAGRVRIGILGASSFAPTTIINPAKDNRDVVVAAVASRDQPSADEFAAKHGIAKAYGSYEALIDDPELDAIYVLVPTSMHGKWTKIALAAGKHVLVEKPFTANAAEAQEIADLSASSDRVVMEAIQFRHHPLTRRVEEIIASGELGVLQQVDVTLCVMLPTFKANCYNYAMAGGAMMDAGSYVTNMARTFGGSTPKVVSAQAKLQKPRVDRAMKAELEYANGHTGRLQCALWSGNLFRASAKVVGSDGELRWLSPAAPNLFPRLSIRSANGKRSERFSRRPTYSFQLDAFAGSVLRNEPVRTSPQDAVENMSVIDAVYRAAGLPIREPS
- a CDS encoding Gfo/Idh/MocA family protein, producing MPDSAATVRIGALGAAQIAPAALIEPAKGNPEVVVTAVAARDVSRAQAFAAKHGIARVHKSYEALLADPKVDAVYNPLPNGLHGRWTRAALEAGKHVLCEKPFTANAAEAREITDLAAESDRVVMEAFHYRYHPFAVRAEEIIASGELGTLQRVDVAFCFPLPKFSDIRYNFALAGGATMDAGCYAVHMLRTFGGSTPEVVSAQAKLHTPQVDRAMRAELRFPEGHTGRLRCSMWSADLLRISVTVLGDRGELRVINPVLPQLFHRFTVRTDAGKRVERFPRRASYAYQLDAFASAVLRGAPVQTGPLDAIENMTVIDAIYRTAGLPVREPSR
- a CDS encoding glycosyltransferase family 4 protein, with protein sequence MFAAGVMHRARNRLRANGTSCDQNAAPRAVVVSNVSSFGGGGVICFRDALLALREKRPDIDVVAVFPGKGDAVKACAGYGVRAKTAWVPWWGFGKWSRFRIDPHVVIGWLPYNIVLLPGIVQALALLIRERPTVVVTNTMTIPSHAIAAKILGIPHYWMVDEFGRDDHGLWFLYGYARTVRMIGRLSHTAICISQAVEEAVLGIDPTMNTVVFYPAVDTPLGTPPERHPDERMRTVLAGYLSHAKGQRLAIEAVAIARQAGVDIELSLIGTGNQQPFHALAQRLGVEDLVTIHGPTRDLGPYWAAAHVGLMCSQSEAFGRVTVEAMRAGLPVCGTNSGGTPEIIQPYVAGLLSPAGDAHALAANLMKLEADEDLRRRLAYGAAESVRRFERDRHDAEFAAILGLR
- a CDS encoding GMC oxidoreductase, with product MPDGELTGRGAERVEWDVIVVGAGMGGGMLGQRLARAGRRVLFVEKGRSTLPGTPGTIRAAMPEMAEPQASRSKETYYDTLARAGRSNDEVTDISGRFPKKFVPFIGAGPGGSSALYGMVCERFFVDDFAPRQFFTDPGESTVPETWPITYEQLAPWYAEAEKLLGVRGQPDPLRPESADVGLPAAPPFSADNQPLVNYLAGRGLHPYHLPMACDYTDDCATCQAYLCPKGCKYDGARSGVLPAITEYGAALLAECRVLRLESDQTRVQRVICQRRHDMLALRAKVVVLAAGALATPVLLLNSRSGDWNRGLANGSDMVGRNLMRHVMDWIEIWPQRGSKITAENKEIGLNDFYFIDGQKYGTVQSASSMASLAPIDMMMNQPGWISKALRWSSPIARPIYDRVISGGLVLAAIMEDLPYRDNRVLPSDRPSVDGRQRLRLQYRLHPNEIQRREVFLGALKEVLQPFRTLTLRTGEDNGTLGHVCGTVRFGTDPASSVLNPQNRAHEVDNLYVVDGSFFPSSSGINPSLTIAANALRVAEHINEAHFAD
- a CDS encoding alpha/beta fold hydrolase; the encoded protein is MDLFVRASGPVDAPAIVFLHGGIMSGWTWNPVVARLPHYRCLVPDLPQYGRSFQAGPFEMGRAAGMVAELIRARVETGRAHVVGYSLGAQVGVQLLATEPHLVDRAVLSSTVVNTLPAVQLTRKLAGMFARTAALRWLLINRYWDAGYAVQNESYEQDARLNAGAHFAHIAESSAGFTIPAGLQKSFAPSLFVTGTGEMRALHRCAALLARSMPHGVDRVATGMRHDWPLHHPDLFARVADAWLTGGRLPAELAARPVRGRQGRRHGRSRR
- a CDS encoding Gfo/Idh/MocA family protein, with amino-acid sequence MADGSVRIGILGAAGVARTAVIKPAKDNPEVEVVSVAARDVDRGRAYAARHGIGTVHDSYEALIADPAVDAVYIPLPNALHGKWIRAVLEAGKHVLVEKPFAANAAEARELAALAAQSDRVVMEGLHHRYHPASVRIEQILASGELGTIQRVEAVNCYLLRDFAGSRYSYPLGGGATMDLGSYIVDTIRVYGGSTPEVVSAQAKIRGSQIDRVMTAELRFAEGHTGRLHCSMWSAEVPHYGTKVVGDRGELRLHPLAPFQRFSVRSADGRRDEKFPMRATYAYQLDAFAGAVLRGEPVRTSAVDAVENMTIIDGIYRAAGLAVREPV